Genomic DNA from Bartonella alsatica:
TAGAAAGTGAACCGGAAGTTTTTGCCCCTAACCGTTCTGCCAATGCTTTTGCTTCATCACGTGACATACGTACCAAAGTTCCTGTAAAAACAATGATTTTTCCTGCTATCGATGAAGATGCTGTTATTATAGGTTTTTCATCAAAAGGAGTCACTTCTTCAAGCAAAACAGCCAAAACCTCACGGTTATGCGCTTCCTTATAAAAATCAATAATTGCGCTCCCTACCTGTGGTCCAATTCCTTCAATATTGATGAGCTCCATCCAAGCCTCATTGCCTTCTTTACCTGCCTTAACACATGGCATGGTAGCTGCTATCGCCGCTGTCTCAAAAGCCGTATAATTTTGATAAGCATGTGCAAGACGTCGTGCATTTACTTCCCCCACATGACGAATTCCTAATGCAAATAAAAAACGACTTAAAGAAATTTTTCGGCGCGCATTAATGGCATCATAAAGTTTACGAACTGAAATAGCACCAAAACCTTCCATATTTTCTAAGCGCGTCAAAGATTTTTCTTGGCGACGTTGTAAAGTAAAGATATCGGCTGGTGTGTTAATACAAAGAGTCTTGTCTTGAACATGAAAAAAAAATTCCACCTGTTTTTTCCCAAGTCCCTCAATATCAAAGGCATTACGCGAAACAAAATGACGAATACGCTCAATCGCTTGTGAGGGACAAATAAGCCCACCTGTACATCGACGCACAGCTTCACCTACTTCACGAACAGCATGACTCCCACAAGCTGGACATAGATGAGGAAAAACAAAAGCAGAAGAGTCTTTTGGACGCTTTTCAGCAACAATATCAACGATTTGAGGAATAACGTCACCCGCACGTTGGACAATCACGGTATCGCCTACACGGATATCACGCCCTTCACGAATTAACTCTCCTTTATGGCCAATTCCTTTAATATAATCCTCATTATGCAAACTTGCATTGGTAATCACTACCCCCCCAACAGTAATAGGTTTAAGGCGCGCAACAGGGGTTAAAGCTCCAGTTCGTCCTACTTGAATATCAATGCCTTCCAAAAGAGCCATAGCTTTTTCTGCTGGAAATTTATGCGCAATTGCCCAACGTGGTGAACGAGATACAAACCCCAATCGCATTTGGAACTTTAAATCATTAACCTTATAAACAATCCCATCAATATCATAACTTAAAGAATGGCGCAGTTCTTCGATATCATGATAATATGAAATAATTTCTTTCACTGTCTGAAAAACTTTTGTGAATGGATTGATAACAAAGCCATATTCTTTTAGCTTTTTCATCATTCCCATTTGGTCCACTGCTGGCATTTCACTTACTTCACCCCAAGCATAAGCAAAAAATTTAAGTTTTCTACTTGCCGTTACCCGTGAATCGAGCTGACGTAAAGAACCAGCTGCAGCATTTCTAGGATTAGCAAAAGCGAATTTTCCCTCACTCTGTTGTTTCATATTAAGCGCTTGAAAATCCTCCCTCCCCATGTAAACTTCACCGCGAACCTCAATAATATCAGGAAAATTACTCTGCAAGACTTTTGGAATATCAGAAATTGTTTGTGCATTCGCTGTAACATTTTCACCTATATACCCATCACCTCGTGTTGCTGCACATACAAGCCTTCCTTTTTCATAGCGCAAAGATAAAGATAAACCATCAATCTTCGGTTCAGCTGTTATTTCTAATACTTGTGCTGCTGGCAGCCGCAAAAAACGACGAACACGCTCCACAAACTCACTAACATCTTCAGAATTAAAGGCGTTATCAAGTGAAAGCATCGGCTGTACATGAACAGATTTTTCAAACTTTTCGGAAACTGGTGCTCCAATTTTATGTGAAGGCGAATCGGCACGAATGAGTTCAGGAAAGAGAGCTTCAATTTCTGCATTACGTTTACGAAGAGCATCATATTCAGCATCAGAAATTTCAGGTTGGTCATTACAATTATAAAGCACATCATGACGTGCAATCTCTTTTGCTAACCACTCTAATTCACTTTCTGCCTCAAAAGCAGTGAGGTTTTTAATTTTATCCTTATTCATAAAATCTATTCCAAATTATGGACTATAGCCATAAGAATCTTAACTTTTATTACAAATAGAATCCAAATGAATAATGCCTATCTGTAAGATAAGCGATATTTTTATCGTTTAATCAATTATCTTTATACGAGAAGCTTTTGAGCAGCGGCACGCGCCTCTTCAGTAATCTGTTCTCCTGCTAACATGCGAGCAATTTCTTCTGCACGCTCATGTTCTTCCATTTTATGAATAGCAGTAACAAAGCAGCTTTTATCATTACTCTCAACCTTTGAAATAAGAAAATGACTGTGCGCTTTCGATGCTACCTGCGGTGCATGTGTAATAGCAAAAACCTGAACCCTTTCCGACAAATGCCGCAACCGTTTTCCAATGGCAGCTGCAATAGCTCCACCAACCCCTGTATCAATTTCATCAAAAATCAGTGTGGGAGCTGATCCACGATCAGACAAAACAACCTTTAATGCCAATAAAAAACGAGATAACTCTCCACCCGAAGCAACACTCAACATTGGCCCAGCGTGTGTTCCAGGATTTGTCCGAACCCAATATTCAATGCGGTCTATCCCTTCCGCACCTCGTCTTTCAACATCAGTTTGTATTTCAACGATAAATTCTGCTTTTTCCAATTTCAATGCTGGTAACTCAGCCATAACGCTTTCAGACAACTTCTTTGCTGCTTCTCGACGCTTTATTGATAACGCTTGCGCTAATGTATCATAATTTCTCTGTGCTTGCTCTGCCTCATTTTCAAAACGTGTTAGTGTGCTCTGAGCCTCCTCAAAATCAGAAAGTTTAGCACCCATTTTATCGTATAACTGAACCAATTCATCTGCAGGAACATTGTATTTACGAGCAAAACCACGAAGAGCAAAAAGGCGTTCTTCGATCCGTTCCAATTCACAGGTATCAAAATCCAATGCTTGCATTGCCATCTCAATTCCTTCTTGCGCTGTTGCAAGTGCATACAATGCATCATCAATAGATTTCACCACAGGGGCAATAAGTTCTTGCACTTCAGGAATTTTTCTCTCTAAACGCCTTACCAAATTGGAAAGGATCGGAATTGGCGACTTTTGACCATTTAAAAGATCATCAGCTTCTTTAATATCTACCGCTATTTTTTCTAATCTAAGCATATCTGCACGACGAAGAGAAAGAGCCTCTTCTTCACCAACCTGAAAATCAAGCTTTTCAAGCTCTTCCACACATGCACGAAGATAATCAGCCTCACACACAGCATTTTCTACTTTTATACGCTGTTGTTGTAGACGCTCTTCAAATTCACGCCATATCTGATAGCACTGACGTAAATTCTCCGTTTCATCCTCAAACCCCCCAAAGGCATCTAATAACTGGCGATGTGTTGCAACATCAACAAGTGCACGATCATCATGCTGCCCGTGGATTTCAACCAACATCCGACCAACACTACGCATCAATGCAACACTAGCTACCTGATCATTGATAAAAACACGGCTACGCCCATCACTTGATTGCACGCGCCGTAAAATAATATCACCTTCATCATCGAAACCATTCTCACGGATAAGCTGACGCACAGGATGTGCAACAGGCACATCAAAAACAGCTGTCACTTGCCCTTGCATAGCACCATGACGTACAAGCGAAGCATCACCCCGCCCACCAAGAGCCAATGATAAAGCATCAAGTAAAATAGACTTTCCAGCACCTGTTTCACCAGTTAAAACTGATAACCCTGCTGTAAAATGAACATCGAGCGTTTCGATCAAAACAATATTATGAATCGAAAGCTGTACCAGCATAAAAAATCAACGTACCTTATTCTTATCACCACTTAAAGCATGTGAGATCCAAGAAGATTTATGCTCCTGCGGTGATATGCTATTCTTTTTCAATAGATTATAAGAAAATTTATACCATTCACTTTTGGGATAATTACGTCCTAAAATAGCTGCTGCTGTCTGCGCTTCAGCTGTTAAGCCAAGAGCAAGATTAACTTCTGTCAAGCGAAAAAGTGCCTCTTCAATTTGATTTGTATCGGAATACTCTTCAACCACTGTACGAAATCTTCTACTCGCAGCAAGATAACGCCGTCCTTCTTCATAATAACGGCCAACTTGCATCTCTTTACCAGCCAACTGTTCTCTTCCAAAACGTATTTTATCTTTAGCATCTTTAACATATTCAGAATTTGGATAACGCTCCACGAGAAGCTGCATAGCAGCAATAGCACGTTTTGTATCACGTTGATCCCGCGTAACATCAGGAATCCGACGGAAAGAAGAAAGACCAATAATATAATAAGCATAAGCAGAATCATCTGCCCCTGGATAAAGAGTAATATAGCGCTGAGCCATATTAATTGAATCATCATATTTGCCAAGCCGATAATTTGTAAAAGCACCCATTACTAAAGATTTACGACCCCAATCCGTATAAGCATACTGCTTTTCAATCGTAAGAAATTTTTTCGATGCCTCTGCAAGCCGCCCATTATTAAGGTTAGCAAGTGCCTGATTATATAAAATATCTGGTGGATCCATTTTTAAAACATATGCAGATGGACCAAGGGTGTTTTTTTCTTCAAACAAACAACCCGCTAACATGCATGTGCTCCCCAAAAGCATCACCCCCAATATCTTGCGTACAATGTTAGATTTTCTATATGCCATATTTTCAATACATACACGAGATTTTGTCATAGTTCCTGTGGCCTCCAGAGAATATCACCTTGTAGCAAAAATTATTTATTAAAAGTTTTTATACCATATCACATTAAAATCCACTAACCAATTTAGTGATTTAAGATTAATCATCCCCTTAAAAATCAAACAAACTCCTAAAAAATCTTTTCAATTTTTTTCATCCTACCTATAAACAGCTTTCTTCGTAACACGATTTGTCTGCTAAAATGGCTTTCACCAACTGCAAATTAATTTTATGCCCACTACAATAGGAACGGAATAATCCAATAAAAGGTGCTCCAAGCAACGCAGTATCACCAATTGCATCAAGCATTTTATGCCGAACACATTCATTCTTCCAATAAGGACCATCTGGATTCATGATTTTGTCATTAAGTCCGATAATAAGGGAATTTTCTAAAGAAGCACCTATCCCTTTCCCAGAAATCCATAATTTTTCTACATCTTTCACAAAACCAAAAGTACGTGCACGTG
This window encodes:
- the recN gene encoding DNA repair protein RecN, giving the protein MLVQLSIHNIVLIETLDVHFTAGLSVLTGETGAGKSILLDALSLALGGRGDASLVRHGAMQGQVTAVFDVPVAHPVRQLIRENGFDDEGDIILRRVQSSDGRSRVFINDQVASVALMRSVGRMLVEIHGQHDDRALVDVATHRQLLDAFGGFEDETENLRQCYQIWREFEERLQQQRIKVENAVCEADYLRACVEELEKLDFQVGEEEALSLRRADMLRLEKIAVDIKEADDLLNGQKSPIPILSNLVRRLERKIPEVQELIAPVVKSIDDALYALATAQEGIEMAMQALDFDTCELERIEERLFALRGFARKYNVPADELVQLYDKMGAKLSDFEEAQSTLTRFENEAEQAQRNYDTLAQALSIKRREAAKKLSESVMAELPALKLEKAEFIVEIQTDVERRGAEGIDRIEYWVRTNPGTHAGPMLSVASGGELSRFLLALKVVLSDRGSAPTLIFDEIDTGVGGAIAAAIGKRLRHLSERVQVFAITHAPQVASKAHSHFLISKVESNDKSCFVTAIHKMEEHERAEEIARMLAGEQITEEARAAAQKLLV
- a CDS encoding outer membrane protein assembly factor BamD; this translates as MTKSRVCIENMAYRKSNIVRKILGVMLLGSTCMLAGCLFEEKNTLGPSAYVLKMDPPDILYNQALANLNNGRLAEASKKFLTIEKQYAYTDWGRKSLVMGAFTNYRLGKYDDSINMAQRYITLYPGADDSAYAYYIIGLSSFRRIPDVTRDQRDTKRAIAAMQLLVERYPNSEYVKDAKDKIRFGREQLAGKEMQVGRYYEEGRRYLAASRRFRTVVEEYSDTNQIEEALFRLTEVNLALGLTAEAQTAAAILGRNYPKSEWYKFSYNLLKKNSISPQEHKSSWISHALSGDKNKVR
- the ligA gene encoding NAD-dependent DNA ligase LigA translates to MNKDKIKNLTAFEAESELEWLAKEIARHDVLYNCNDQPEISDAEYDALRKRNAEIEALFPELIRADSPSHKIGAPVSEKFEKSVHVQPMLSLDNAFNSEDVSEFVERVRRFLRLPAAQVLEITAEPKIDGLSLSLRYEKGRLVCAATRGDGYIGENVTANAQTISDIPKVLQSNFPDIIEVRGEVYMGREDFQALNMKQQSEGKFAFANPRNAAAGSLRQLDSRVTASRKLKFFAYAWGEVSEMPAVDQMGMMKKLKEYGFVINPFTKVFQTVKEIISYYHDIEELRHSLSYDIDGIVYKVNDLKFQMRLGFVSRSPRWAIAHKFPAEKAMALLEGIDIQVGRTGALTPVARLKPITVGGVVITNASLHNEDYIKGIGHKGELIREGRDIRVGDTVIVQRAGDVIPQIVDIVAEKRPKDSSAFVFPHLCPACGSHAVREVGEAVRRCTGGLICPSQAIERIRHFVSRNAFDIEGLGKKQVEFFFHVQDKTLCINTPADIFTLQRRQEKSLTRLENMEGFGAISVRKLYDAINARRKISLSRFLFALGIRHVGEVNARRLAHAYQNYTAFETAAIAATMPCVKAGKEGNEAWMELINIEGIGPQVGSAIIDFYKEAHNREVLAVLLEEVTPFDEKPIITASSSIAGKIIVFTGTLVRMSRDEAKALAERLGAKTSGSLSKKTDLLVAGAGAGSKLTKAQELGVEVIDEETWLQLIEGHYV